In one Fundidesulfovibrio magnetotacticus genomic region, the following are encoded:
- a CDS encoding asparagine synthase-related protein: MTAPQTVRVDLPSFLVETGMPGPAPCEPWAFLAGNPVFLRHARFRPAPFLAERDGVKLCILGSPALGDVIDVQGVAQRLPQGLDDPAFLRSLDGEFLLLAVDEKRGTLTAVSNRFCSPPLFYHQEGSRFAASFAFDDLWRRLGSLGLARVRQDTLHHLLAYKRVFGEGTHEASTRIIPPAAVLRFDGRRVSVERYYRPDYTRKTQAPLHHCAGQLAELIKAAIRRKTSDGARPALFLSGGMDTRTILAAFADMGRPPACFTINQFPNREVQVARKLAETVGAPHTFLPFFPDHYRSVFDKALRLTGALQHPMCMFLGFADQVSSHADVAFHGHGFDYFFQGMYLPAVFPLKPRGHTLYYRYLRRLQGDVTDFFIRNISYRIGELDSSGIVRARHAPELADALRAEVSRTAAEAAEICSSPYDVLEYLTFYNLARHYTFADHWGLNTLLPQRAVSFDNALFDFQQTMPPKHRFDGRLMRACLTGINPKLARIISANHTFPANACCLRLTGYQLRDYVLRKLRLKKTWEDEEAQRMGLPQSRALAQDLRPWVEDVARSERLASVEFLDMDRVRSYVRNFLADPKGPGQLMMSLISIDRLLARLDEPQEQDA; encoded by the coding sequence ATGACCGCCCCCCAGACCGTCCGCGTGGACCTGCCCTCCTTTCTCGTCGAAACCGGCATGCCCGGTCCGGCCCCCTGCGAACCCTGGGCGTTTCTGGCCGGGAACCCCGTGTTCCTGCGCCACGCCCGCTTCCGGCCCGCGCCCTTCCTGGCCGAACGGGACGGCGTGAAGCTCTGCATCCTGGGCTCCCCCGCGCTGGGCGACGTCATCGACGTGCAAGGCGTGGCCCAGCGCCTGCCCCAGGGCCTGGACGACCCGGCCTTCCTGCGCTCCCTGGACGGCGAATTCCTCCTCCTGGCCGTGGACGAGAAGCGCGGCACGCTCACCGCCGTTTCCAACCGCTTCTGCTCGCCGCCGCTCTTCTACCACCAGGAAGGCAGCCGCTTCGCCGCCTCCTTCGCCTTCGACGACCTTTGGCGACGCCTGGGCTCGCTTGGGCTGGCCCGCGTGCGCCAGGACACCCTGCACCACCTGCTGGCCTACAAGCGCGTGTTCGGGGAGGGGACCCACGAGGCCTCGACACGCATCATCCCCCCGGCCGCCGTGCTGCGCTTCGACGGCCGACGCGTCAGCGTGGAGCGCTACTACCGCCCGGACTACACCCGCAAGACCCAGGCCCCCCTGCACCACTGCGCAGGCCAGCTGGCGGAGCTCATCAAGGCCGCCATCCGTCGCAAGACCAGCGACGGCGCGCGCCCCGCCCTCTTCCTCTCCGGCGGCATGGACACCCGCACTATCCTGGCCGCCTTCGCGGACATGGGCCGCCCGCCCGCCTGCTTCACCATCAACCAGTTCCCCAACCGCGAGGTCCAGGTGGCCCGCAAGCTCGCCGAAACCGTCGGCGCGCCCCACACCTTCCTGCCCTTCTTCCCGGACCACTACCGCTCGGTGTTCGACAAGGCCCTGCGCCTCACGGGGGCGCTCCAGCACCCCATGTGCATGTTCCTGGGCTTCGCGGACCAGGTTTCGTCCCACGCCGACGTGGCCTTCCACGGCCACGGCTTCGACTACTTCTTCCAGGGCATGTACCTGCCCGCCGTCTTCCCCCTGAAGCCCCGGGGCCACACCCTCTACTACCGCTACCTGCGCCGCCTCCAGGGCGACGTGACCGATTTCTTCATCCGCAACATCTCCTACCGCATCGGCGAGCTCGACAGCTCGGGCATCGTGCGCGCGCGCCACGCCCCGGAGCTTGCCGACGCCCTGCGCGCCGAAGTCTCCCGCACCGCAGCCGAGGCGGCCGAAATCTGCTCCTCGCCCTACGACGTACTGGAATACCTCACCTTCTACAATCTGGCCCGGCACTACACCTTCGCCGACCACTGGGGCCTGAACACCCTGCTGCCCCAGCGCGCCGTCTCCTTCGACAACGCGCTCTTCGACTTCCAGCAGACCATGCCCCCCAAACACCGCTTCGACGGACGCCTCATGCGCGCCTGCCTCACCGGCATCAACCCCAAATTGGCGCGCATCATCAGCGCCAACCACACCTTCCCGGCCAACGCCTGCTGCCTGCGCCTCACCGGCTACCAGCTGCGCGACTACGTGCTGCGCAAACTCAGGCTCAAAAAGACCTGGGAAGACGAAGAGGCGCAACGCATGGGCCTGCCACAGAGCCGCGCCCTGGCCCAGGACCTGCGTCCCTGGGTGGAGGACGTGGCCCGCTCGGAACGCCTCGCCTCCGTGGAATTTTTGGACATGGACCGCGTGCGCTCCTACGTGCGCAACTTCCTGGCCGACCCCAAGGGCCCCGGGCAGCTCATGATGTCGCTGATCTCCATCGACAGGCTGCTGGCAAGGCTGGATGAGCCCCAGGAGCAGGACGCCTAG
- a CDS encoding GGDEF domain-containing protein: protein MLHLDAKTVAVIGIILHVALALVLMQTYLTRKTYPGFLPWIVSQAMWVVGSAAVFLRGAIGEVASVIVGNAAYLAVMVLLSLGHTLFYGYDRRGVRLKVHLALSAVILGVAMWFLFANNSLQARIVNLSLGLALLLLDTAAAPLLHPVGRRYSIQASMSACYFLVVLCLLGRAVATAGAPGISDMLSQDAWLTLVLSVGLVSMVFSVYGFVTLTQSRVEEELLEAQASLRRQAETDPLTGLNNRRAFDDIARHDERLTRRYGQRLSLVLFDLDDFKAVNDTHGHQAGDAVLAAVARICRESVRDVDTLCRWGGEEFALLMPQTGLAEAREAACRLQQALGELRLPELPGLRVTASFGVAELDGEPFAGLLARADRALYTAKGQGKNRVDACDPQEA, encoded by the coding sequence GTGCTGCATCTGGACGCTAAAACGGTCGCCGTCATCGGCATCATCCTGCACGTGGCCCTGGCCTTGGTGCTGATGCAGACCTACCTGACACGCAAGACCTACCCCGGCTTCCTCCCGTGGATCGTCAGCCAGGCCATGTGGGTTGTCGGGAGCGCGGCCGTCTTCCTGCGGGGCGCGATCGGCGAGGTCGCCTCGGTGATCGTGGGCAACGCGGCCTATCTGGCGGTGATGGTCCTGCTCTCGCTGGGCCATACGCTCTTCTACGGCTACGACAGGCGCGGCGTGCGCCTGAAGGTCCATCTGGCCCTCTCCGCCGTGATCCTGGGCGTGGCCATGTGGTTTCTCTTCGCCAACAACAGCCTCCAGGCGCGCATCGTCAATCTTTCGCTGGGCCTGGCGCTCCTGCTCCTGGACACGGCGGCAGCGCCACTGCTCCACCCTGTCGGGCGGCGCTATTCCATCCAGGCGTCCATGAGCGCCTGCTATTTCCTGGTGGTGCTCTGCCTGCTGGGCCGGGCCGTGGCCACGGCGGGGGCCCCGGGCATCAGCGACATGCTTAGCCAGGACGCCTGGCTCACCCTGGTGCTGTCCGTGGGTCTGGTGTCCATGGTCTTTTCGGTCTACGGCTTCGTCACCCTCACCCAGAGCCGCGTGGAGGAGGAACTGCTCGAGGCCCAGGCCAGCCTGCGACGCCAGGCCGAAACCGACCCCCTCACGGGCCTGAACAACCGCCGCGCCTTCGACGACATCGCCCGCCACGACGAACGCCTCACCCGACGCTACGGGCAGCGCCTCTCCCTGGTGCTCTTCGACCTGGACGACTTCAAGGCCGTCAACGACACCCACGGCCATCAGGCTGGCGACGCCGTGCTGGCCGCCGTGGCCCGCATCTGCCGGGAGAGCGTGCGCGACGTGGACACGCTCTGCCGCTGGGGCGGCGAGGAGTTCGCCCTGCTCATGCCCCAGACGGGGCTCGCCGAGGCCCGCGAAGCCGCCTGCAGGCTCCAGCAGGCCCTGGGCGAACTGAGACTGCCGGAACTGCCCGGCCTGCGCGTCACCGCGAGCTTCGGCGTGGCCGAACTGGACGGCGAACCCTTCGCAGGACTGTTGGCCCGCGCCGACCGCGCCCTCTACACGGCCAAGGGGCAGGGCAAGAACCGCGTGGACGCCTGCGACCCGCAGGAGGCCTGA
- a CDS encoding sensor domain-containing diguanylate cyclase — MKAKWSSLLSGTMTNRTVLVCAGLCALWCLAAWTVVGTLAGERLEQLVARERLRIDTEAEVVCANIVQRLAQVRSVPFVMAGEPSMGALLETCGPGACPPGASAAEKGALWSARADLAGLSRRLEAIRRETNLETLFVLNASGDCVAAGIAPGHPTFIGMNYASRQYFQAAAKGHNGSQFALSRMQDQPSLFFSSPVNSADGRFLGAVVARTDIQQLSNLDLDPDTFVTDTHGVVIKALQPGLRLKALPGADVNGLPEDARQNMYQRTAFETLPIQPAPGSEGMGLVTLGDDACPFYWASRTSPDGLVTVHVLKRLSDIEGIREDRVRLGVLASITGMLALALVVGGFGYVRAIMRHRGELTALNEILAYQARTDALTGCANRRTFLEAFEAEKRRSGRYGTALSMLSMDIDHFKRVNDRHGHLCGDNALRHIVCVAGNCLRATDLMGRMGGEEFSVLLPHTDRDKAALIAERVRAAVACSPVVYQGQTVELTVSVGAAQWRAGEELTSDDFFRRCDEALYAAKAAGRNRVRVADFAAA; from the coding sequence GTGAAAGCAAAGTGGAGCAGCCTGCTGTCCGGGACCATGACGAACCGCACGGTCCTCGTTTGCGCGGGGCTTTGCGCCCTGTGGTGCCTCGCGGCGTGGACAGTGGTGGGGACCCTCGCCGGGGAGCGCCTTGAGCAACTGGTCGCTCGCGAGCGGTTGCGGATCGACACCGAGGCCGAGGTCGTCTGCGCCAACATCGTGCAGCGCCTGGCGCAGGTCCGGAGCGTGCCCTTCGTGATGGCGGGCGAGCCCTCCATGGGCGCGTTGCTGGAGACCTGCGGACCGGGGGCCTGTCCCCCCGGCGCGTCGGCCGCGGAAAAGGGGGCGCTCTGGAGCGCCCGCGCGGACCTCGCGGGGCTCTCGCGTCGCCTGGAGGCCATCCGCCGGGAAACCAACCTGGAGACGCTCTTCGTGCTCAACGCCTCCGGCGATTGCGTGGCGGCGGGCATCGCGCCGGGCCATCCGACGTTCATCGGCATGAATTACGCCAGCAGGCAGTACTTCCAGGCCGCCGCCAAGGGGCACAACGGCAGCCAGTTCGCGCTCAGCCGCATGCAGGACCAGCCCTCGCTCTTCTTCTCCTCTCCGGTGAACTCCGCCGACGGACGCTTCCTGGGGGCCGTGGTGGCCAGAACCGACATCCAGCAGCTCTCCAACCTAGACCTGGACCCCGACACGTTCGTGACCGACACGCACGGCGTGGTCATCAAGGCCCTGCAGCCCGGCCTGCGGCTGAAGGCCCTGCCCGGAGCGGACGTCAACGGGCTGCCGGAGGATGCCCGCCAGAACATGTACCAGCGCACCGCGTTCGAGACCCTGCCCATCCAGCCCGCGCCGGGGAGCGAAGGCATGGGCCTGGTGACCCTGGGAGACGACGCCTGCCCCTTCTACTGGGCTTCGCGCACCAGCCCGGACGGACTCGTCACCGTGCATGTGCTCAAGCGGCTGTCGGACATCGAGGGCATCCGGGAGGATAGGGTCCGCCTGGGCGTTCTGGCGTCGATCACGGGGATGCTGGCCCTGGCCCTGGTGGTCGGCGGCTTTGGGTACGTGCGCGCCATCATGCGCCACCGCGGGGAGCTGACGGCGCTCAACGAAATTCTTGCGTACCAGGCGCGCACCGACGCGCTGACCGGCTGCGCCAACCGCCGGACCTTCCTGGAGGCCTTCGAGGCCGAGAAGCGGCGCAGCGGCAGGTACGGGACGGCCCTGAGCATGCTGAGCATGGACATCGACCACTTCAAGCGCGTCAACGACCGGCACGGCCATCTGTGCGGCGACAACGCCCTGCGCCACATCGTCTGCGTCGCCGGAAACTGTCTGCGCGCCACCGACCTGATGGGCCGGATGGGCGGCGAGGAGTTCAGCGTCCTGCTCCCTCACACCGATCGGGACAAGGCCGCGCTCATCGCGGAAAGGGTCCGCGCCGCCGTGGCCTGTTCCCCGGTCGTGTACCAGGGGCAAACCGTGGAATTGACCGTGAGCGTCGGCGCCGCCCAATGGCGCGCCGGAGAGGAACTGACCAGCGACGACTTCTTCCGGCGCTGCGACGAGGCCCTCTACGCGGCCAAGGCCGCCGGACGCAACCGCGTGCGCGTTGCCGACTTCGCGGCCGCGTGA
- a CDS encoding antitoxin, giving the protein MQTAKIFKNGGSQAVRLPREFAFEGDEVFIEKVGDKVVLSPKERSWDGFWAACGKFKGAIAVDRDYPPMEEREPL; this is encoded by the coding sequence ATGCAGACGGCCAAGATCTTCAAGAACGGCGGCAGCCAGGCCGTGCGCCTGCCCCGGGAGTTCGCCTTCGAGGGCGACGAGGTGTTCATCGAGAAGGTGGGCGACAAGGTGGTGCTCTCGCCCAAAGAGCGCTCCTGGGACGGCTTCTGGGCCGCCTGCGGCAAATTCAAGGGCGCGATCGCCGTGGACCGCGACTATCCCCCCATGGAAGAGCGCGAACCACTGTGA
- the vapC gene encoding type II toxin-antitoxin system tRNA(fMet)-specific endonuclease VapC: MTPRFMLDTNICVYVLNRQPPEVRRRFAAHPFGQACISAITLAELESGVAASRYRQENTLALQALLDELVMLPFDATAARHFGDIRTELKRSGTPIGPMDMLIAAHARSLGLTLVTNNVREFARVPGLAVENWLDGLPHA, encoded by the coding sequence GTGACGCCCCGCTTCATGCTGGACACCAACATCTGCGTCTACGTGCTCAACCGCCAGCCCCCCGAGGTGCGAAGACGCTTCGCCGCCCATCCCTTCGGGCAGGCCTGCATCTCGGCCATCACGCTCGCGGAGCTGGAATCCGGCGTGGCCGCCAGCCGCTACCGGCAGGAAAACACCCTGGCCCTTCAGGCGCTCCTGGACGAACTGGTCATGCTGCCCTTCGACGCGACGGCCGCCCGCCACTTCGGTGACATCCGCACGGAGTTGAAACGTTCCGGGACGCCCATCGGCCCCATGGACATGCTCATCGCGGCCCATGCGCGCAGCCTCGGATTGACCCTCGTCACCAACAACGTGCGCGAGTTCGCACGCGTGCCCGGCCTGGCCGTCGAAAACTGGCTGGACGGCCTCCCGCACGCCTGA
- a CDS encoding ABC transporter ATP-binding protein — translation MKNIPILSTLTHYYGVFRRHVGNRLIVLFALILAGGLTEGLGFTLFIPLLGVEGGAAADNTPTRFVRAAFACLGIELSLAPLLILLVGTFLLKGGFVLAQAVFKARLQTNLERDLRLRFLDRYAFMSYRFYASTNQGHLNNIITTEIGRALSGLNNYVNLIINLVYISIYVGLSMTINAPLTLGVVAACLVAALFLKRVTRLLEKVSRDVSRTNSEVQSLLIQFISQFKYLKATGSFPALLRHLHARIEENRRHSLRSAVLPEFTASAVEPLAVLCLAGLLWYYVGYQGKAMGEVLVVLVFFHRAFMRIFESQNVWQRFSAYIGGITVVDESARALDANREVGGAAQAHALEREIALRGVSFAYGDKPVLQDVTLSIPRNASIGIVGPSGAGKTTLFDLLTGLLAPDKGSVTLDGADYRDIDPVSLRRLFGYVTQDPVAFNDTIADNIAFWACEPGDSSCMERVREAARKAHCLDFIEQAEHGFDTFLGDRGIRLSGGQRQRLSIAREIFKNPSIMIFDEATSALDSEAEAVVQASIREMAGTMTTVIIAHRLSSVRSCDRIYVLDAGRVVEEGSFEQLRDIPGGRFAQMCEAQGL, via the coding sequence ATGAAAAACATCCCCATACTCTCCACGCTGACGCACTACTACGGCGTGTTCCGCCGCCATGTGGGCAACCGCCTGATCGTCCTGTTCGCCCTCATCCTGGCGGGCGGGCTCACCGAAGGCCTGGGCTTCACGCTCTTCATCCCGCTGCTGGGCGTGGAAGGCGGCGCGGCCGCCGACAACACGCCCACGCGCTTCGTGCGCGCGGCCTTCGCCTGCCTCGGCATCGAGCTGAGCCTGGCCCCGCTCCTGATCCTGCTGGTGGGCACGTTCCTGCTCAAAGGCGGCTTCGTGCTGGCCCAGGCCGTGTTCAAGGCGCGACTCCAGACCAACCTGGAACGAGACCTGCGCCTCCGTTTTCTCGACCGCTACGCGTTCATGAGCTACCGCTTCTACGCCTCCACCAACCAGGGCCACCTGAACAACATCATCACCACGGAGATCGGCAGGGCCCTTTCAGGGCTCAACAACTACGTCAACCTGATCATCAACCTGGTCTACATCAGCATCTACGTGGGTCTTTCCATGACCATCAACGCGCCCCTCACCCTGGGCGTGGTGGCCGCCTGCCTGGTGGCGGCCCTGTTCCTCAAGCGGGTCACCCGGTTGCTGGAGAAGGTCTCGCGCGACGTGTCGCGCACCAACTCCGAGGTGCAGAGCCTGCTCATCCAGTTCATCAGCCAGTTCAAATACCTCAAGGCCACCGGAAGCTTCCCCGCCCTGCTGCGCCACCTGCACGCGCGCATCGAGGAGAACCGCCGCCACAGCCTGCGCAGCGCCGTGCTGCCGGAGTTCACTGCCTCGGCCGTGGAGCCGCTGGCCGTGCTCTGCCTGGCCGGGCTTCTCTGGTACTACGTGGGCTACCAGGGCAAGGCCATGGGCGAAGTGCTCGTGGTGCTGGTGTTCTTCCACCGGGCCTTCATGCGCATCTTCGAGTCGCAGAACGTCTGGCAGCGCTTCAGCGCCTACATCGGCGGCATCACGGTGGTCGACGAGTCGGCCCGGGCCCTGGACGCCAACCGCGAAGTCGGCGGAGCGGCCCAGGCCCACGCCCTGGAGCGCGAGATCGCCCTTCGCGGCGTCAGCTTCGCCTACGGCGACAAGCCCGTGCTCCAGGACGTGACCCTCTCCATCCCGCGCAACGCCAGCATCGGCATCGTGGGCCCCTCCGGCGCGGGCAAAACCACCCTCTTCGACCTGCTCACCGGCCTGCTCGCACCCGACAAGGGGAGCGTCACTCTCGACGGCGCGGACTACCGCGACATCGACCCCGTGAGTCTGCGCCGACTCTTCGGCTACGTCACCCAGGACCCCGTGGCCTTCAACGACACCATCGCCGACAACATCGCCTTCTGGGCCTGCGAGCCGGGCGACTCCTCCTGCATGGAGCGCGTGCGCGAGGCCGCTCGCAAGGCCCACTGCCTCGACTTCATCGAACAGGCCGAGCACGGCTTCGACACCTTTCTGGGCGACCGGGGCATCCGCCTCTCCGGCGGCCAGCGCCAGCGCCTCTCCATCGCCCGGGAGATCTTCAAGAACCCCTCCATCATGATCTTCGACGAGGCCACCTCCGCCCTGGATTCCGAGGCCGAAGCCGTGGTACAGGCCAGCATCCGCGAGATGGCCGGGACCATGACCACGGTGATCATCGCCCACCGCCTCTCCAGCGTGCGCTCCTGCGACCGCATCTACGTGCTGGACGCCGGACGCGTGGTGGAGGAAGGGAGCTTCGAGCAACTGCGCGACATCCCCGGCGGACGCTTCGCCCAGATGTGCGAAGCCCAGGGGCTGTGA
- a CDS encoding MFS transporter: protein MSDSQRRMYIFLLVATIASQVGMQGWATILNNFCVDAASLDAFQVGLVQSVREVPGFLSLLVIYILLVLSEHRAAALSVLLLGLGVSMTGLFPSFWGVVFTTLLMSTGFHYYETLNQSLSLQYFSLEMAPVVLGRLRSVAAVANIGVGGLIFFLSGHLSYAQLFALIGGSVALMGLWAVFQDPSDKSLPAQHKKMILRARYWLYYALTFLSGSRRQIFMVFATFLLVKKFEYSLAAMSALFVVNNIVAWVANPIIGRMINRHGERALMSIEYVSAVLVFLTYAYTDSHILAGIMFILDYLCFNFAVCIRTYLQKIADKPDIAPSSAVGFTINHIAAVFIPALGGWLWLVDYRIPFLIGAALAVVSLVLAQFVRTPARA from the coding sequence ATGTCCGATTCGCAACGCCGCATGTACATTTTTCTCCTCGTGGCCACCATCGCCTCCCAGGTGGGGATGCAGGGCTGGGCCACCATCCTCAACAACTTCTGCGTGGACGCCGCCTCGCTGGACGCCTTCCAGGTGGGCCTCGTGCAATCGGTGCGCGAGGTGCCGGGCTTCCTCTCGCTCCTGGTGATCTACATCCTGCTGGTGCTCTCGGAGCACCGGGCGGCGGCGCTCTCGGTGCTGCTCCTGGGACTGGGCGTGTCCATGACGGGCCTTTTCCCCAGCTTCTGGGGGGTGGTGTTCACCACGCTGCTCATGAGCACGGGGTTCCACTATTACGAGACGCTCAACCAGTCGCTCTCGTTGCAGTATTTCAGCCTGGAGATGGCCCCGGTGGTGCTGGGGCGGCTGCGCTCGGTGGCGGCAGTGGCCAACATCGGCGTGGGCGGGCTGATCTTCTTCCTCTCGGGGCATCTCTCCTACGCCCAGCTTTTCGCGCTCATCGGCGGCAGCGTGGCCCTCATGGGCCTGTGGGCCGTGTTCCAGGACCCCTCGGACAAGTCCCTGCCCGCCCAGCACAAGAAGATGATCCTGCGCGCGCGCTACTGGCTCTACTACGCGCTCACGTTCCTTTCGGGCTCGCGCAGGCAGATCTTCATGGTCTTCGCCACGTTCCTGCTGGTGAAGAAGTTCGAATACTCCCTGGCGGCCATGAGCGCCCTCTTCGTGGTGAACAACATCGTGGCCTGGGTGGCCAACCCCATCATCGGGCGCATGATCAACCGCCACGGCGAGCGCGCCCTCATGAGCATCGAATACGTGAGCGCCGTGCTCGTGTTCCTGACCTACGCCTACACCGACTCCCACATCCTGGCCGGGATCATGTTCATCCTGGACTACCTTTGCTTCAACTTCGCCGTGTGCATCCGCACCTATCTGCAGAAGATCGCCGACAAGCCCGACATCGCGCCCAGCTCGGCCGTGGGCTTCACCATCAACCACATCGCGGCGGTGTTCATCCCGGCCCTGGGCGGCTGGCTCTGGCTGGTGGACTACCGCATCCCCTTCCTGATCGGCGCGGCCCTGGCCGTGGTCTCCCTGGTGCTGGCCCAGTTCGTGCGCACGCCCGCCAGGGCTTGA
- a CDS encoding acyltransferase family protein translates to MQSGRLDFVDNLRLAMIVLVVVMHAAVTYSGFGAWYYKQPQPLSPWEVLFFATFQSFLQAFFMGLLFMAAGYFAAMSLERKGAGEFARGRLARLGLPTLAYALVVHPVTVYWLADIGGLQARTGWWEYLGWYMGSLRFVGGTGPMWFALALLAFSLVHAALARPGGAQARDGGGRVGVAGVAGLVLLASAGAFALRLTWPIGTSVLNMQFCFFSQYVILYVVGVMAFRRGWLDRLTPGFGRGLVWTALALAPVLAVFFVLARGSQAGVEAFRGGFTWQSGFYALWESATGVCMSLGLWAVFRERFPRKGALAAWGSANAFAVYMFHTPVLVLVSLAVRGVHWAALPKFLLVSALGVPASFLAAWALRKLPGVAALTRS, encoded by the coding sequence ATGCAGTCAGGCCGTCTGGATTTCGTCGACAATCTGCGTCTCGCCATGATCGTGCTGGTGGTGGTGATGCATGCGGCGGTGACGTATTCGGGGTTCGGCGCCTGGTATTACAAGCAGCCGCAGCCCCTGTCACCGTGGGAGGTGCTGTTTTTCGCCACGTTCCAGAGTTTTCTGCAGGCCTTTTTCATGGGCCTGCTCTTCATGGCGGCGGGGTATTTCGCCGCCATGTCGCTGGAGCGCAAGGGCGCGGGCGAGTTCGCGCGGGGCAGGCTGGCGCGGCTGGGGTTGCCCACGCTGGCGTATGCGCTGGTGGTGCATCCGGTGACGGTCTACTGGCTGGCGGACATCGGGGGGCTCCAGGCGCGGACGGGCTGGTGGGAGTACCTGGGCTGGTACATGGGGAGCCTGCGCTTCGTGGGCGGCACGGGGCCCATGTGGTTCGCCCTGGCGCTTCTGGCGTTCAGCCTGGTCCACGCGGCGCTGGCGCGGCCTGGGGGCGCGCAGGCGCGCGACGGGGGAGGGCGGGTCGGCGTCGCCGGCGTGGCGGGGCTGGTGCTGCTGGCCTCGGCGGGGGCGTTCGCGTTGCGCCTGACGTGGCCCATCGGGACCAGCGTGCTCAACATGCAGTTCTGTTTTTTCTCTCAGTACGTGATCCTGTATGTGGTCGGCGTCATGGCCTTCCGGCGCGGCTGGCTGGACCGGCTCACGCCGGGTTTCGGCAGGGGCCTTGTCTGGACGGCCCTGGCGCTCGCGCCGGTGCTCGCGGTCTTTTTCGTCCTGGCGCGGGGCTCCCAGGCGGGTGTGGAGGCCTTCCGGGGCGGTTTCACGTGGCAGAGCGGGTTCTACGCCTTATGGGAGTCGGCCACGGGGGTGTGCATGTCCCTGGGGCTGTGGGCTGTGTTCCGGGAGCGTTTCCCGCGCAAGGGCGCGCTGGCCGCGTGGGGCTCGGCCAACGCCTTCGCGGTGTACATGTTCCACACGCCGGTGCTGGTGCTGGTGTCGCTGGCCGTGCGCGGGGTGCACTGGGCGGCGCTGCCCAAGTTCCTGCTGGTGAGCGCCCTGGGCGTGCCCGCGAGCTTCCTGGCGGCGTGGGCCTTGCGGAAGCTGCCGGGCGTGGCGGCGCTGACGCGTTCGTGA
- a CDS encoding NAD-dependent epimerase/dehydratase family protein codes for MTHRDGAILVTGGAGFVGSNLAMAFKNRYPGREVLVLDNLKRRGSEYNLPRLADAGIRFVHGDIRNPEDLRFETPIGLLLECSAEPSVLAGFGGSPEYLVNTNLTGTINCLEMCRLHKADVVFLSTSRVYAYDPLNAVPVNEGATRLVWAAQTGPEGWSPAGVSERFPIYGAKTMYGATKLCSEFVLEEYRSMYGLRGVVNRCGVIAGPWQFGKVDQGVFSLWMQAHYFKRPLKYIGFGGQGKQVRDLFHPADLFDLIELQLADWNKADGGVFNVGGGLDVSLSLLETTLLCQEITGNKVDIAADPVNRPADMAIYVTDTAKVRETFGWGPKKSARDVLEDLHAWVKDNEKALEVLAKF; via the coding sequence ATGACGCACCGCGACGGCGCGATCCTCGTTACCGGCGGGGCCGGATTCGTCGGCTCCAACCTGGCCATGGCCTTCAAGAACCGCTATCCTGGCCGCGAGGTCCTCGTGCTGGACAACCTCAAGCGCCGGGGCTCCGAATACAACCTGCCCCGCCTGGCCGACGCGGGCATCCGCTTCGTGCACGGCGACATCCGCAACCCCGAGGACCTGCGCTTCGAGACCCCCATCGGCCTGCTGCTGGAGTGCTCGGCCGAGCCCTCCGTGCTGGCCGGGTTCGGCGGCAGCCCCGAATACCTGGTGAACACCAACCTCACGGGCACCATCAACTGCCTGGAGATGTGCCGCCTGCACAAGGCCGACGTGGTGTTCCTCTCCACCAGCCGCGTCTACGCCTACGACCCGCTCAACGCCGTGCCCGTCAACGAGGGGGCCACCCGGCTGGTCTGGGCCGCCCAAACCGGCCCCGAGGGCTGGAGCCCGGCGGGCGTCTCCGAGCGCTTCCCCATCTACGGGGCCAAGACCATGTACGGGGCCACCAAGCTCTGCTCCGAGTTCGTGCTGGAGGAATACCGCTCCATGTACGGCCTGCGCGGCGTGGTGAACCGCTGCGGCGTCATCGCCGGGCCGTGGCAGTTCGGCAAGGTGGACCAGGGCGTGTTCTCCCTGTGGATGCAGGCCCATTACTTCAAACGCCCGCTCAAATACATCGGCTTCGGCGGCCAGGGCAAACAGGTGCGCGACCTCTTCCACCCCGCCGACCTCTTCGACCTCATCGAACTGCAACTGGCCGACTGGAACAAGGCCGACGGCGGCGTCTTCAACGTGGGCGGCGGCCTGGACGTGAGCCTCTCCCTCCTGGAGACCACGCTCCTCTGCCAGGAGATCACCGGCAACAAGGTGGACATCGCCGCCGACCCGGTGAACCGCCCGGCCGACATGGCCATCTACGTCACCGACACCGCCAAGGTGCGCGAGACCTTCGGCTGGGGGCCCAAAAAGAGCGCCCGCGACGTGCTGGAAGACCTCCACGCCTGGGTGAAGGACAACGAGAAGGCCCTGGAAGTGCTGGCGAAATTCTAG